A single Filimonas effusa DNA region contains:
- a CDS encoding L-lactate MFS transporter: MKQVKNRWLIAASAVGIHLSIGSVYAWSVYTNPLMEKMGWEIKPVQFTFSLAIFFLGMSAAFLGRWAEKIGPQKSGLLAALCFGLGIAGSGLAVYAHSLPLLYLSYGVVGGIGLGLGYITPVSSLVKWFPDKRGLATGMAIMGFGFAALVSSPIIVSLIASVGISTTFFIMGGSYFIIIFASSRYIAPPPAGWAPAGMDTTAVAKKPVREDLAQCTAKEAIRTKRFWYLWTMFFINISCGIAIISAASPLAQESAGMSAVAAAAMVGFMGIFNGGGRIGWSTASDFLGRSNTFLVFLSLEILAFVLVPSATNAIAFQILIFLIISCYGGGFSTVTAFIGDLFGTKELGAIVGYILTAWAAAGMAGPLFAAATRKSGLAVTMYSFAGLLVVALIIAFLLKAEIKKIRAQKERELALKKAWSEEIPALMEEH, translated from the coding sequence ATGAAGCAAGTTAAGAACAGGTGGCTCATTGCGGCCTCCGCTGTTGGCATTCACCTTTCAATAGGGTCGGTTTATGCATGGAGTGTTTATACAAATCCTTTGATGGAAAAGATGGGTTGGGAAATAAAGCCTGTGCAGTTCACTTTTAGCCTGGCTATTTTTTTTCTGGGTATGTCGGCTGCTTTTCTGGGTCGCTGGGCTGAGAAGATCGGGCCTCAAAAGTCTGGATTACTGGCGGCGCTTTGCTTTGGTTTAGGTATTGCGGGTTCTGGTTTGGCAGTATATGCCCATTCGTTGCCTCTTTTATATCTTTCATATGGTGTAGTTGGTGGTATAGGTCTTGGCCTTGGTTATATTACCCCTGTTAGTTCGCTGGTAAAATGGTTTCCTGACAAGAGGGGTTTGGCTACAGGTATGGCTATCATGGGATTTGGTTTTGCTGCATTGGTGAGCAGTCCTATTATAGTGTCGCTGATTGCCTCCGTTGGTATTTCTACTACGTTCTTTATCATGGGCGGCAGTTATTTTATTATCATATTTGCTTCTTCCCGTTATATAGCGCCTCCTCCTGCGGGATGGGCGCCGGCTGGCATGGATACGACTGCAGTTGCCAAAAAGCCTGTGCGGGAAGATCTTGCGCAGTGTACTGCCAAGGAAGCGATCCGTACCAAACGTTTCTGGTATCTGTGGACTATGTTCTTCATTAATATCAGTTGTGGTATTGCGATCATTTCGGCTGCATCGCCATTGGCGCAGGAGTCTGCCGGAATGTCGGCTGTAGCTGCTGCTGCGATGGTGGGCTTTATGGGTATTTTTAACGGAGGCGGTCGTATCGGCTGGTCTACTGCTTCTGATTTCCTGGGTCGTTCCAATACATTTTTAGTGTTTCTGAGTCTTGAGATACTGGCGTTTGTGCTGGTACCCAGTGCTACCAATGCGATTGCTTTTCAGATACTTATATTTCTGATCATTTCCTGCTATGGCGGTGGATTCTCTACAGTAACTGCATTTATCGGTGACCTGTTTGGTACAAAAGAGCTGGGCGCTATTGTAGGTTATATTCTTACTGCGTGGGCTGCTGCTGGTATGGCGGGTCCACTTTTCGCGGCTGCGACGCGGAAGAGCGGTTTAGCCGTGACCATGTACAGCTTTGCGGGTTTGCTGGTAGTGGCGCTTATTATTGCCTTTTTACTGAAAGCGGAGATCAAGAAGATCCGTGCTCAGAAAGAAAGGGAGCTTGCGCTTAAAAAGGCCTGGTCTGAGGAAATTCCGGCACTTATGGAAGAACACTAG
- a CDS encoding threonine/serine exporter family protein: protein MSNFPMSKDAKELGATLLEMSMLLMVSGASAGRVRNTIDRVSNGFGYTADLLISQRTIIISVYNPDGHCVFNSFKRTQPHHINFTTVSEISRISWEVVENKWTIYELHEAVEKLKSGTHYPRLLVLAFTALAGASFCRLLSGQPIDMAFVFLGTFIGLFVRQEAMRLRFNFYLCVYFAALTSSLITGALVHFDQNINHEIALVTSILFLIPGIPLINAFSDMIEGNLQNGLIRGLHGFIISFTIALGLFTSIAIYRF, encoded by the coding sequence ATGAGTAATTTCCCTATGAGTAAAGACGCCAAAGAGCTTGGCGCAACATTATTGGAGATGTCAATGCTGCTCATGGTCTCAGGAGCCAGCGCAGGCAGGGTCAGAAATACCATCGATAGGGTATCGAATGGTTTTGGATATACTGCCGATCTATTGATATCGCAACGAACGATCATTATAAGTGTATACAATCCCGATGGACATTGCGTATTCAATAGCTTTAAACGCACACAACCCCATCATATTAATTTTACAACGGTATCTGAAATCAGCCGCATCAGCTGGGAAGTGGTCGAAAATAAATGGACCATATACGAACTCCACGAAGCAGTTGAAAAACTGAAATCAGGCACCCACTATCCCCGTTTATTGGTCTTGGCATTTACCGCTCTCGCAGGCGCATCATTCTGCCGGCTGCTGAGCGGACAACCTATAGATATGGCATTCGTATTCCTCGGCACATTCATAGGACTCTTTGTGCGCCAGGAAGCAATGAGGCTTCGCTTTAACTTTTACCTCTGCGTCTATTTCGCGGCACTTACCTCCTCCCTCATAACAGGAGCACTGGTGCATTTCGATCAAAACATCAACCACGAAATCGCACTGGTAACCTCTATCCTGTTCCTTATTCCGGGCATTCCGCTCATTAATGCATTTTCCGACATGATAGAAGGTAACTTACAGAACGGCTTGATCAGAGGATTGCATGGGTTTATCATCTCATTCACGATCGCTCTGGGTTTATTCACCTCAATAGCAATCTACCGGTTTTAA
- the dapA gene encoding 4-hydroxy-tetrahydrodipicolinate synthase has protein sequence MSLRQQLKGTGVALVTPFNDRFEVDYNALGGIIDHVINGGVEYVVTLGTTGETPTLDKQEKIDIANFTFEKVGGRVPVVVGIGGNNTREIIKELECFPLDKAIAVLSASPYYSKPSQEGIFQHYKAIGEASPKPILLYNVPGRTGRNMTAETTIRLSHEKNIGGIKEAADDMMQCMQLLRDAPEDFLVVSGDDGLALGQVAYGMDGVISVIANTFPKHFSDMIRLGLKNEFPAARAINNRLVEAYNLLFAENNPAGVKAFMAQQSLLENKLRLPVTPVSDALYQKIAGYLKTV, from the coding sequence ATGTCTTTAAGACAGCAGCTGAAAGGCACGGGCGTAGCATTAGTGACGCCTTTTAACGATCGCTTTGAAGTAGATTATAACGCATTAGGTGGTATTATTGACCACGTTATTAACGGTGGTGTAGAATATGTAGTAACGCTGGGTACTACCGGTGAAACGCCTACTCTTGATAAACAGGAAAAGATCGATATTGCTAATTTCACTTTTGAGAAAGTGGGTGGCAGGGTGCCTGTTGTAGTGGGTATTGGTGGTAACAATACCCGTGAGATCATCAAAGAGCTAGAATGCTTTCCGCTTGATAAGGCTATTGCTGTTCTGAGTGCTTCGCCTTATTACAGCAAACCTTCGCAGGAGGGTATTTTTCAGCATTATAAGGCTATTGGTGAAGCTTCGCCCAAGCCTATACTGTTATATAATGTTCCGGGCCGTACCGGTCGTAATATGACTGCTGAAACGACTATCCGTCTTTCTCATGAAAAGAATATCGGCGGTATTAAAGAAGCGGCGGACGATATGATGCAGTGCATGCAGCTACTGCGTGATGCCCCGGAAGATTTTTTGGTGGTAAGCGGTGACGACGGGCTGGCGCTTGGTCAGGTCGCTTATGGTATGGATGGTGTTATCAGCGTTATAGCCAATACATTCCCTAAACATTTTTCTGATATGATACGCCTGGGGCTTAAAAATGAGTTTCCTGCGGCGAGAGCTATCAATAACAGGCTGGTAGAGGCCTATAACCTGCTTTTTGCTGAGAATAATCCAGCCGGCGTTAAGGCGTTTATGGCTCAGCAATCATTGCTAGAGAATAAACTGCGCCTGCCGGTTACGCCTGTTTCTGATGCTTTATACCAGAAGATAGCGGGTTACCTTAAGACCGTTTGA
- a CDS encoding threonine/serine exporter family protein, with the protein MDAVILLEKCLWFGLAATGFAILFNVPSRTLLPVFILGAVGGITKVILIDYFHINIIIATFCGSSIIGILSIPFAHKRHAPPPTFAIPAIIPMVPGVLAYKMMQGLIYIASGDANPALISETVTHGLKVMFILMSLAAGVELPMLITRKQSAKELRFKKTYKKEEH; encoded by the coding sequence ATGGATGCAGTAATTCTACTAGAAAAATGCCTCTGGTTTGGTCTCGCCGCAACGGGCTTCGCCATCCTCTTCAACGTTCCCTCCCGAACGTTATTGCCGGTATTTATATTAGGTGCCGTAGGCGGCATCACAAAAGTGATCCTGATCGACTACTTCCACATCAATATTATTATTGCCACTTTCTGCGGTTCCTCTATCATAGGAATTCTCAGTATCCCGTTTGCACACAAACGGCATGCGCCCCCTCCCACCTTTGCCATCCCCGCCATAATACCAATGGTTCCCGGAGTGCTGGCCTATAAAATGATGCAGGGCCTCATCTACATCGCCAGCGGTGACGCCAACCCTGCACTTATCTCGGAAACCGTTACACACGGCCTCAAAGTCATGTTCATCCTCATGAGTCTCGCCGCCGGCGTAGAACTCCCTATGCTCATTACAAGAAAACAATCCGCCAAAGAATTACGCTTCAAAAAAACATACAAAAAAGAAGAGCACTGA
- a CDS encoding acetyl-CoA carboxylase carboxyltransferase subunit alpha, protein MEFEQPIKTLYEEIDKLKQTAEKSKIDMSDSIKKLEDAIEGKRREITSTLTPWQRVQLSRHPDRPYTMKHITNMTTEFLELFGDRNVKDDKAMVGGFAKLDGETVMFIGQQKGINTKMRQARNFGMANPEGYRKALRLMKLAEKFNKPIVTLIDTPGAFPGLEAEERGQGEAIARNIYEMIRLKVPVICVIIGEGASGGALGIGVGDRVMMMENSWYTVISPENCSAILWRSWEKKEVAAEQLKLTALDMKGFGLVDEIIPEPAGGAHWDYAESSAVLKSYILKALQEVKQEAPEKRVNERIEKFGRMGFFDVQ, encoded by the coding sequence TTGGAATTTGAACAGCCTATCAAGACCTTATATGAAGAGATTGATAAGTTGAAGCAAACGGCAGAAAAGAGCAAGATTGACATGTCGGACAGCATTAAGAAGCTGGAAGACGCGATAGAAGGCAAACGCAGAGAGATCACTTCTACTCTTACCCCCTGGCAGCGTGTTCAGCTAAGCCGTCATCCGGACAGGCCTTACACGATGAAGCATATCACCAATATGACGACGGAGTTCCTGGAGTTGTTTGGTGACAGGAATGTGAAGGATGACAAGGCGATGGTAGGCGGTTTTGCCAAACTTGACGGAGAGACAGTCATGTTCATAGGTCAGCAGAAAGGTATTAATACGAAGATGCGCCAGGCGCGTAATTTTGGTATGGCCAATCCTGAGGGTTACCGTAAGGCGCTTCGTCTTATGAAACTGGCCGAGAAATTCAACAAGCCTATTGTTACGCTTATAGATACTCCGGGTGCTTTTCCGGGTCTGGAAGCTGAAGAGCGCGGGCAGGGTGAAGCCATTGCCCGTAACATTTACGAGATGATACGGCTGAAGGTGCCTGTTATTTGTGTGATCATTGGCGAAGGTGCCAGTGGTGGTGCTCTTGGCATTGGTGTAGGCGACAGGGTAATGATGATGGAGAATTCCTGGTATACGGTAATTTCTCCCGAGAACTGCAGCGCTATTTTATGGCGTAGCTGGGAAAAGAAAGAAGTAGCTGCGGAGCAGCTTAAATTAACCGCTCTTGATATGAAAGGCTTTGGCCTGGTAGATGAGATCATTCCGGAACCTGCGGGTGGCGCCCACTGGGATTATGCCGAGTCATCTGCTGTTTTAAAATCCTATATCCTCAAAGCACTGCAGGAAGTCAAACAGGAGGCGCCTGAAAAGCGCGTGAATGAACGGATCGAGAAATTCGGAAGGATGGGTTTCTTTGACGTCCAGTAG
- the adhE gene encoding bifunctional acetaldehyde-CoA/alcohol dehydrogenase, which translates to METNSDKLSKKIEKVREAQVAYSTFTQEQVDEIFRQSAIAANNARIHLAKLAVEETGMGVVEDKVIKNHFASEYIYNQYKNEKTCGVIESDEAFGITKIAEPIGVIAAVVPTTNPTSTAIFKALIALKTRNGIIFSPHPRAKNATIAAAKIVLDAAVKAGAPKDIIGWIEEPSVEASQLLMASADLILATGGPGMVKAAYSSGKPAIGVGAGNTPAIIDETAHLKMAVNSVLLSKTFDNGMICASEQSVIVVEKVYEEVKQEFLNRGAYILKKNEVSKVGALLLINGVLNANIVGQSAYKIAALAGITVPEETKVLIGEVTSVELDEPFSHEKLSTVLAMYKAKNFDEALEKATRLVKLGGFGHTSVLYTDTAISQDRIDKFGAAMKTGRTIINMPSSQGAIGDIFNFKLSPSLTLGCGSWGGNSVSENVGVKHLLNIKSVASRRENMLWFRVPEKVYFKYGCLPVALRELKQLGKKKVFIVTDKVLFGMGFTDHVTKILDELGIAYTVYFDVDPDPTLAAARKGAAEMARFQPDTIIALGGGSPMDAAKIMWVLYEHPEERFEDLAMRFMDIRKRVYPFPTMGLKADFVAIPTSAGTGSEVTPFAVITDEKTDIKYPLADYELTPDMAIVDAELMMNMPKGLTSASGIDALTHALEAYVSVLASEFTNGLCLEAIRLIFKYLPLAYSEGRTNVKAREKMAHASSIAGMAFANAFLGICHSLAHKLGAKHGVPHGVANGMLISEVVRFNAVENPRKQAAFPQYKYPNARWRYAQIADHLKLGGKDEAEKVERLIAAIEELKAKVGIPKSIKEFGVPEASFYATLDSMSEQAFDDQCTGANPRYPLISELKKIYITAYEGGEKAAPAAQAAPADKKAPVLS; encoded by the coding sequence ATGGAAACAAACTCAGATAAATTAAGCAAAAAAATCGAGAAGGTCAGAGAAGCGCAGGTTGCGTACTCTACATTTACTCAGGAACAAGTAGATGAGATCTTTCGTCAGTCGGCTATTGCTGCAAACAATGCCCGCATACACCTCGCTAAACTTGCCGTAGAGGAAACCGGCATGGGTGTAGTGGAAGATAAAGTGATCAAAAACCACTTCGCATCGGAGTACATTTACAATCAGTACAAAAATGAGAAGACATGTGGTGTTATTGAATCTGATGAGGCGTTTGGTATTACGAAGATTGCGGAACCCATTGGTGTTATCGCAGCGGTTGTACCTACTACCAACCCGACTTCAACAGCTATCTTTAAAGCCCTGATCGCTTTAAAAACACGGAATGGTATTATCTTTTCTCCGCACCCACGTGCGAAGAACGCTACTATCGCTGCTGCCAAGATTGTACTGGATGCTGCTGTGAAAGCAGGAGCGCCGAAGGACATCATCGGCTGGATAGAAGAGCCTTCCGTAGAAGCCTCTCAACTGTTGATGGCATCAGCTGACCTGATCCTGGCCACAGGTGGGCCTGGTATGGTGAAAGCTGCGTACTCTTCCGGTAAACCTGCCATTGGGGTAGGCGCGGGTAATACGCCAGCCATCATCGACGAAACTGCTCACCTGAAAATGGCAGTGAACTCGGTATTACTTTCCAAAACTTTCGACAACGGTATGATCTGCGCTTCTGAACAAAGTGTGATTGTAGTAGAGAAAGTTTATGAAGAAGTAAAACAGGAATTTTTAAACAGGGGAGCTTACATTCTGAAGAAGAATGAAGTAAGCAAAGTGGGTGCCCTGTTACTGATCAACGGTGTGCTTAACGCCAACATCGTAGGTCAGTCCGCTTACAAAATTGCAGCGCTTGCAGGTATTACTGTACCTGAAGAAACAAAAGTGTTGATTGGCGAGGTGACTTCAGTAGAACTCGACGAGCCATTCTCTCACGAAAAGCTGTCAACAGTTCTGGCTATGTATAAAGCCAAGAATTTTGATGAGGCGCTGGAAAAAGCTACCAGGCTGGTAAAACTGGGCGGCTTTGGTCATACATCCGTGCTGTACACCGATACTGCCATTTCTCAGGACAGGATTGACAAGTTTGGTGCAGCAATGAAGACCGGTCGTACCATTATCAACATGCCTTCTTCCCAGGGAGCGATAGGTGATATCTTCAACTTCAAGTTATCTCCTTCTTTAACACTGGGTTGTGGTAGCTGGGGCGGTAACTCCGTTTCTGAAAACGTAGGTGTGAAACATTTATTAAACATCAAGAGCGTGGCCAGCAGAAGAGAAAATATGCTCTGGTTCAGAGTACCTGAGAAAGTATACTTTAAATATGGTTGTTTACCGGTAGCATTGCGTGAGCTGAAGCAACTGGGTAAGAAGAAAGTGTTTATCGTTACCGATAAGGTGCTGTTTGGTATGGGCTTTACAGACCATGTAACCAAGATACTGGACGAGCTGGGTATTGCTTATACTGTTTACTTCGATGTAGATCCTGATCCAACTTTGGCTGCGGCACGTAAAGGTGCTGCGGAGATGGCAAGATTTCAACCGGATACAATCATTGCCCTTGGTGGCGGCTCTCCGATGGATGCAGCTAAAATCATGTGGGTATTGTATGAACATCCTGAAGAAAGGTTCGAAGATCTTGCTATGCGCTTCATGGATATCCGTAAAAGAGTGTATCCTTTCCCAACAATGGGATTGAAAGCCGACTTCGTAGCTATTCCTACCTCTGCAGGTACCGGTTCGGAAGTAACACCTTTCGCGGTTATCACCGACGAAAAAACAGATATCAAGTATCCTTTGGCTGATTACGAGTTAACTCCTGATATGGCCATCGTTGATGCGGAACTGATGATGAATATGCCTAAGGGTTTAACTTCAGCATCTGGTATCGACGCATTAACGCACGCCCTGGAAGCTTATGTATCTGTTCTTGCTTCTGAGTTTACCAATGGTTTGTGTCTGGAAGCTATCAGGCTGATCTTCAAATACCTGCCGCTGGCTTACAGCGAAGGCCGCACTAACGTGAAGGCAAGGGAAAAAATGGCACATGCATCCAGCATCGCTGGTATGGCTTTCGCCAATGCTTTCCTGGGTATTTGTCACTCCCTGGCTCACAAATTAGGAGCTAAGCATGGTGTACCTCACGGTGTAGCAAATGGTATGCTTATTTCAGAGGTAGTTCGCTTCAATGCTGTGGAAAACCCACGCAAACAGGCAGCTTTCCCTCAGTATAAATATCCTAATGCACGCTGGAGATATGCTCAAATTGCCGATCACCTGAAACTGGGCGGTAAAGATGAAGCTGAAAAAGTTGAAAGACTGATCGCAGCTATCGAAGAGCTTAAAGCTAAAGTGGGTATTCCTAAGTCAATCAAAGAATTCGGTGTTCCTGAAGCAAGCTTCTATGCGACACTTGATTCTATGTCGGAACAGGCTTTTGATGACCAATGTACTGGTGCGAACCCCCGTTATCCTCTTATCAGTGAATTAAAGAAAATTTACATCACTGCTTATGAAGGAGGCGAGAAGGCAGCTCCTGCAGCGCAAGCCGCACCTGCTGATAAAAAAGCGCCGGTATTAAGCTAA